A single genomic interval of Leptospira stimsonii harbors:
- a CDS encoding DUF5360 family protein, whose translation MNNLLPGLFLFTDIGFILYWLITGFHWIPESYLFKDYHNPILMDWNWSFLPLDLFVSFTGFYSLYLRKRKRVEWERIALISLVLTSASGLQAVAFWGFRSDFDLSWWIPNLYLLLYPIYFIYKLAFTSSLNRE comes from the coding sequence ATGAACAACTTACTCCCGGGACTTTTTCTTTTTACGGATATCGGCTTTATTCTTTATTGGTTAATTACGGGTTTTCATTGGATTCCGGAATCGTATCTCTTTAAGGACTATCACAATCCGATACTTATGGATTGGAATTGGTCTTTTCTACCGCTGGATCTTTTCGTTTCATTCACCGGGTTTTATAGTCTTTACCTTCGAAAGCGCAAACGTGTAGAATGGGAAAGAATCGCATTGATCTCTTTGGTTTTAACGAGCGCTTCCGGATTGCAGGCAGTCGCTTTCTGGGGGTTTCGTTCCGACTTTGATCTTTCTTGGTGGATACCGAATCTATATCTTCTTTTGTATCCGATTTACTTTATCTATAAACTCGCTTTTACAAGTTCCTTAAATCGAGAGTAA